The Synechocystis sp. PCC 7509 genome includes a window with the following:
- a CDS encoding response regulator transcription factor encodes MALAKILIVDDDPAIRNLIQRFLSKQKYQVESAEDGKTALAIFEQFNPDLVILDVNLPDAIGYNLCEEMQKRTKVFVLMLTSRADEADKIRGFSTGADDYLTKPFGLGELEVRVGAILKRQRTVTAPEKQRLSFEQLLIDPERREVTLNNQLIPLTALEFDLLRFLASHPGRVWRRAELLQEVWDYDYVGDQRVVDVHIGQIRKKIEIDATQPILIQTVRGVGYKFEAPNRLP; translated from the coding sequence ATGGCTCTTGCCAAGATTCTGATAGTTGATGACGATCCTGCAATTCGCAATTTAATCCAACGCTTTTTAAGTAAGCAGAAATACCAAGTGGAATCTGCCGAAGATGGGAAAACGGCTCTAGCAATTTTCGAGCAATTTAACCCCGACTTGGTAATTTTGGATGTAAATTTGCCCGATGCGATCGGCTATAACCTTTGTGAAGAAATGCAAAAACGCACTAAGGTTTTTGTACTTATGCTCACAAGTCGCGCTGACGAAGCAGACAAAATTCGCGGGTTTTCCACTGGAGCGGATGACTACTTAACTAAACCTTTTGGCTTAGGCGAATTGGAGGTGCGAGTAGGAGCGATTTTAAAGCGTCAACGCACAGTTACAGCACCAGAAAAGCAACGTTTGAGCTTTGAGCAGCTGTTAATAGATCCAGAACGCCGGGAAGTAACACTAAATAATCAATTGATTCCCTTAACCGCTTTAGAATTCGATTTGTTGCGTTTTCTTGCCAGTCATCCTGGCAGAGTTTGGCGACGAGCCGAATTGCTGCAAGAAGTATGGGATTACGACTATGTAGGGGATCAAAGAGTTGTAGACGTTCACATTGGTCAGATTCGTAAAAAAATTGAAATTGATGCAACTCAGCCAATTTTGATTCAAACTGTACGCGGTGTGGGATACAAATTTGAAGCTCCCAATCGCCTGCCCTAG
- a CDS encoding 2Fe-2S iron-sulfur cluster-binding protein yields the protein MVCVHFLPDNITTEAQVGELILDVASRCGITIPTGCLMGTCHACEVEIDDGNAIRACITAVPKRSHLTINLYSDPTW from the coding sequence ATGGTTTGCGTACATTTTTTGCCCGACAATATTACCACTGAGGCACAAGTTGGCGAATTAATCTTAGATGTGGCTTCGCGGTGTGGGATAACTATTCCCACAGGCTGCTTGATGGGTACTTGCCATGCTTGCGAGGTAGAAATAGATGACGGTAACGCGATTCGTGCTTGTATTACTGCTGTACCGAAACGATCGCATTTAACAATTAATCTCTATAGCGATCCAACGTGGTAA
- a CDS encoding ABC transporter permease codes for MSPTESMRRNAKQSKSLQSTVFWGLAEDIPKPLNTGLITTSIALPLLLWWLVTTFGNVNPQFLPSPGKVLEAFGRLWGTGDLLKDTVASLWRVGVGFSLAVIFSIPVGVLMGSFASIRALLEPLFGLIRYMPAPAFIPLLILYLGIGEEPKITLIFIGVFFFNSLMVMDTVKFVPKDLIEATYTLGGSRIQTLLQVIFPHVIPGIIDACRINLAAAWQLVIVSELIAANEGLGRRISVAGRFLRTDEIFVGLIVIGVIGLTFDLLFQYLLRVSCSWTSQKR; via the coding sequence ATGAGTCCTACCGAATCAATGCGGAGAAATGCCAAACAATCTAAAAGCCTCCAATCTACGGTTTTCTGGGGACTTGCTGAAGATATCCCCAAGCCTTTAAATACAGGCTTAATTACTACTTCTATTGCTTTACCGCTTTTGCTGTGGTGGTTAGTAACTACTTTTGGCAATGTAAACCCGCAGTTTTTGCCCTCCCCAGGAAAAGTTTTAGAAGCATTCGGGCGTTTGTGGGGTACGGGAGATTTATTAAAAGACACTGTGGCGAGTTTGTGGCGAGTGGGGGTAGGGTTTTCGCTGGCGGTAATTTTTTCAATTCCTGTAGGGGTATTGATGGGCAGTTTTGCCAGTATTAGAGCTTTACTAGAGCCTCTATTTGGCTTAATTCGCTATATGCCTGCTCCGGCTTTTATTCCATTACTAATTTTATATTTGGGGATTGGCGAAGAACCAAAAATCACTTTGATCTTTATTGGCGTATTTTTCTTCAACTCTTTAATGGTCATGGATACAGTCAAATTTGTACCCAAAGACTTAATTGAGGCAACCTATACTTTGGGTGGAAGTCGTATACAGACATTGTTACAGGTAATTTTCCCCCACGTTATCCCAGGAATTATTGATGCTTGTCGGATTAACTTAGCCGCCGCTTGGCAATTGGTAATTGTATCAGAATTAATCGCCGCCAACGAAGGATTAGGGCGGCGAATCAGCGTAGCAGGGAGGTTTTTGAGAACCGATGAAATTTTTGTGGGGTTAATTGTAATTGGTGTAATCGGGCTAACTTTCGACTTGCTATTTCAATATTTATTAAGAGTTTCCTGTAGCTGGACAAGTCAAAAAAGATAA
- the ispE gene encoding 4-(cytidine 5'-diphospho)-2-C-methyl-D-erythritol kinase: MRSYSLTSPAKINLYLEIIGDRPDGYHELAMVLQSIDLADRIDLRSISTDTISVRCAHPQVPSDCTNLAYQAAALIAAEFPDAFAQFGGVEITIDKHIPIAAGLAGGSSNAAAVLVGLDLLWQLGLTQSELEELGSQLGSDVPFCIAGGSAIATGRGEKLSPLPSIDNLYVVLGKYRNLDVATAWAYQTYRAQYGNSYVAGKQDLKARAAAVHSSSMVQAIIHEDPIAIGQRLHNDLERVVIPAYPQILLLKETFQTAGCLGAMMSGSGSTVFALCDSEQQAQKVQQQGRNLAQPKDLDLFIARLTSTGIQVLSSDKD; encoded by the coding sequence ATGCGTTCTTATTCTTTAACGTCTCCAGCCAAAATTAATTTATATTTAGAAATAATTGGCGATCGCCCTGATGGTTATCATGAGCTTGCTATGGTACTGCAAAGCATCGATTTAGCCGATCGCATTGATTTGCGATCGATAAGCACCGATACTATTTCTGTTCGTTGCGCTCATCCCCAAGTACCAAGCGATTGCACTAATTTAGCCTACCAAGCGGCGGCATTAATAGCAGCAGAATTTCCCGATGCTTTTGCCCAGTTTGGCGGCGTAGAAATTACTATTGACAAGCATATTCCCATCGCTGCGGGTTTGGCTGGAGGTTCTAGCAATGCGGCGGCGGTGTTAGTCGGGTTAGATTTACTTTGGCAACTAGGACTAACTCAATCGGAATTAGAAGAATTAGGCAGTCAATTAGGCTCGGATGTACCTTTTTGTATTGCTGGCGGTAGTGCGATCGCAACCGGACGAGGGGAAAAGCTCTCACCCTTGCCCAGTATAGATAATTTGTATGTAGTCCTAGGTAAATATCGTAATTTAGATGTAGCTACCGCTTGGGCTTACCAAACTTACCGCGCTCAATACGGCAATTCTTACGTTGCGGGCAAGCAAGACCTCAAAGCACGGGCGGCGGCGGTTCATTCTAGCTCAATGGTACAAGCAATTATTCACGAAGATCCAATTGCCATTGGTCAAAGGTTGCATAACGATCTAGAGCGCGTAGTTATTCCCGCCTATCCGCAAATATTGCTTTTAAAAGAGACTTTTCAAACTGCTGGCTGTTTGGGTGCAATGATGTCAGGTTCTGGATCTACAGTGTTTGCACTATGCGATAGCGAACAGCAAGCCCAAAAAGTGCAGCAGCAAGGACGAAACTTAGCCCAACCAAAAGATTTAGACCTTTTTATAGCGCGTCTCACTTCTACAGGCATTCAAGTATTGTCTAGTGATAAAGATTAA
- a CDS encoding DUF2811 domain-containing protein: MSNTLSILTEIPEELHQSLKSYLESHPDWDQDRVFAAALSLFLLQNSEGDRRAARVYLETLFDRCA, translated from the coding sequence ATGAGCAATACCCTGAGTATATTGACGGAAATTCCTGAAGAACTACACCAATCTCTCAAAAGCTATTTAGAAAGCCATCCAGATTGGGATCAAGATCGAGTTTTTGCGGCGGCTCTATCATTATTTTTACTGCAAAATAGCGAAGGAGATCGCCGCGCCGCTAGGGTGTACCTAGAAACTTTGTTTGATCGCTGCGCCTAG
- the cobQ gene encoding cobyric acid synthase CobQ yields MKSLMVVGTTSHAGKSLITTAICRIMSRRGWRVAPFKGQNMALNAYVTASGGEIGYAQAVQAWAAGTQPTIEMNPILLKPQGDMTSQVILKGKAVGKVGAADYYQQYFDIGWQAIQDSLQQLSTEFDLIVCEGAGSPAEINLKHRDLTNMRVAKHLNAPTLLVVDIERGGAFAHVVGTLALLDPDERALIRGIIINKFRGMRSILQPGIEWLEQYTGIPVVGVIPWLEQVFPAEDSLDLFERKTSSSQGDLNITVLRLPRIANFTDFDPLESEPTVSLKYLHPKQELGHPDAVIIPGTKTTIADLLLLQKTGMAEAIKNYAASGGTVLGICGGYQMMGQYLTDPDRLESEYSKCDGLDLLPIKTMITDYKIAKQRQVTSNFPQSGLPVAGYEIHQGRSRLIDLEAGTKDYSPLFDDPSLGLVDKDQLVWGSYLHGLFDNGAWRRAWLNRLRQQRGLKSLPTGIPNYREQRESMLDTLATNIEAHLNLNDILR; encoded by the coding sequence ATGAAATCCTTAATGGTAGTGGGAACAACTTCCCACGCTGGAAAATCCCTAATAACTACCGCTATATGTCGGATTATGTCTCGTCGTGGCTGGCGGGTAGCACCTTTTAAGGGGCAAAACATGGCTTTGAATGCTTATGTAACCGCTAGTGGTGGAGAAATTGGTTATGCTCAAGCGGTGCAAGCTTGGGCCGCCGGAACGCAGCCGACTATAGAAATGAATCCAATTTTGCTTAAACCCCAAGGTGATATGACATCTCAAGTCATCCTTAAAGGTAAAGCCGTTGGCAAGGTAGGAGCCGCCGATTATTACCAGCAATATTTTGATATAGGTTGGCAAGCAATTCAGGATTCTTTACAGCAGTTAAGTACAGAATTTGATTTGATTGTTTGTGAAGGTGCGGGAAGTCCAGCCGAAATTAACCTCAAACATCGCGATTTAACCAATATGCGGGTGGCAAAACATCTAAACGCGCCCACGCTGCTAGTAGTAGATATTGAGCGCGGAGGTGCTTTTGCTCATGTGGTCGGAACTTTAGCTTTACTAGACCCGGACGAGCGGGCTTTAATTCGCGGGATAATTATTAATAAATTCCGGGGAATGCGCTCAATTTTGCAACCAGGGATTGAATGGCTAGAGCAATATACAGGTATCCCAGTAGTAGGGGTAATTCCCTGGCTAGAACAGGTATTTCCTGCCGAAGACTCTTTAGATTTATTTGAGCGCAAAACATCTTCGTCTCAAGGCGATCTTAATATTACGGTGCTGCGTTTACCGCGAATTGCCAATTTTACCGACTTCGATCCGCTAGAGTCTGAACCTACAGTATCCCTAAAATATCTCCATCCCAAACAAGAATTAGGACATCCAGATGCGGTAATTATTCCTGGAACTAAAACTACCATAGCTGACTTACTATTGCTGCAAAAAACTGGTATGGCAGAAGCAATTAAAAACTATGCAGCTTCCGGCGGTACAGTTTTAGGGATTTGCGGCGGTTATCAAATGATGGGGCAATATTTAACCGATCCCGATCGCCTAGAAAGTGAATATAGCAAATGCGATGGGTTGGATTTGTTGCCAATTAAAACTATGATTACCGATTATAAAATTGCCAAACAAAGGCAAGTAACTTCAAACTTTCCCCAAAGTGGCTTACCGGTAGCTGGGTATGAAATTCATCAAGGGCGATCGCGTTTAATCGATCTTGAGGCAGGTACAAAGGATTACAGTCCCTTATTTGACGACCCTAGCCTCGGATTAGTGGATAAAGATCAATTAGTTTGGGGTAGTTATTTGCATGGATTATTTGATAATGGGGCGTGGCGACGTGCTTGGTTAAATCGTCTCCGCCAACAACGAGGATTAAAGTCTTTACCTACAGGCATTCCCAATTATCGAGAGCAACGAGAAAGTATGTTAGATACCTTGGCAACTAACATTGAAGCTCATTTGAATTTAAACGATATTTTGAGGTAA
- a CDS encoding ABC transporter ATP-binding protein: MYLQVNELNKNFETKQGSLVVLKDINMTIAQGEFICAVGASGSGKSTLLRQIAGLDSPTTGEVKIDGVQVTGPGPDRGMVFQHYTLYPWMNVQKNTEFGLKLQGLSKKERREKASYYLKVVGLENFAKSLPKELSGGMKQRCAIARALASEPKVMLMDEPFGALDVHTKESMHQFMLELWEKNNLTIFMITHDVEEAVFLSNRIYALTTRPGTIQKEMSIKLPDRNVTVKRHSIFHDYRDELMELLRGNPTRAIAA; encoded by the coding sequence ATGTATCTACAAGTCAATGAATTAAACAAAAACTTTGAAACTAAGCAAGGATCTTTAGTCGTATTAAAAGATATTAATATGACGATCGCCCAAGGTGAATTCATCTGTGCTGTAGGCGCATCAGGATCGGGTAAATCTACCTTGTTGCGCCAAATTGCCGGATTAGATAGCCCCACCACTGGAGAAGTTAAAATTGATGGCGTACAGGTTACAGGGCCAGGACCCGATCGCGGGATGGTATTTCAACACTACACGCTTTATCCTTGGATGAACGTTCAAAAAAATACAGAGTTTGGACTGAAGTTGCAAGGATTGTCCAAAAAAGAGCGCCGCGAGAAAGCCAGCTATTATCTGAAAGTTGTAGGGTTAGAAAACTTTGCCAAATCCTTACCCAAAGAGCTATCGGGTGGGATGAAACAACGCTGTGCGATCGCTCGTGCTTTGGCTTCTGAACCCAAAGTAATGTTAATGGATGAGCCTTTTGGGGCGTTAGATGTCCATACAAAAGAATCTATGCACCAATTCATGTTAGAGCTTTGGGAAAAAAACAACTTAACAATTTTTATGATTACTCACGATGTAGAGGAAGCGGTGTTTCTCTCCAATCGAATTTATGCTTTAACAACTCGTCCGGGTACAATACAAAAGGAAATGTCGATTAAATTACCCGATCGCAACGTTACAGTCAAGCGCCACTCTATATTCCATGATTACCGAGATGAATTAATGGAATTGCTGCGAGGAAACCCCACCAGAGCGATCGCCGCTTAG
- the speB gene encoding agmatinase, giving the protein MTERDRPLEESLESHPQQPPSEAERALESERKLPLTGWQQEVSKGLEFGLEGADSIGDRSIPTFSRGELPHYAGINTFLKAPYIEDVRRVGEFDVAIVGVPHDSGTTYRPGTRFGPQGIRRISALYTPYSFELGVDLREQITLCDVGDIFTIPANNEKSFDQISKGIAHIFSSGAFPIILGGDHSIGYPTVRGICRHLGDKKVGIIHFDRHVDTQEKDLDERMHTCPWFHATNIKNAPPKNLVQLGIGGWQVPREGVKFHREKACNILTVTDIVEKGLDYAVDFALERALDGTDCVYISFDIDCIDAGFVPGTGWPEPGGLLPREALYMLGKIVQRAPICGLEVVEVSPPYDVSDMTALLAARVICDTMGHLVVSGQLPRKQKPDYIHPYAQPELVKEWTN; this is encoded by the coding sequence ATGACCGAACGCGATCGCCCATTAGAAGAAAGTTTAGAATCTCATCCCCAGCAACCCCCTAGCGAGGCAGAAAGGGCTTTAGAGAGTGAAAGAAAGTTACCGTTAACAGGTTGGCAACAAGAAGTATCTAAGGGTTTAGAATTTGGGTTAGAAGGAGCAGATAGTATAGGCGATCGCTCTATTCCTACTTTTTCTCGTGGTGAACTACCTCACTATGCGGGAATCAATACTTTTTTAAAAGCGCCTTATATTGAGGATGTCCGCAGAGTTGGCGAATTTGATGTAGCAATTGTTGGTGTACCTCATGATTCTGGCACAACTTATCGCCCCGGTACTCGTTTCGGACCTCAAGGTATCCGCCGCATTTCAGCGCTTTATACGCCCTATAGTTTTGAATTAGGAGTAGATTTGCGCGAACAGATTACTTTGTGCGATGTAGGCGATATTTTTACAATTCCCGCTAATAATGAAAAGTCTTTTGACCAAATTTCTAAAGGAATTGCTCACATTTTTAGCTCTGGCGCATTCCCAATTATTTTAGGGGGAGATCATTCTATTGGCTACCCTACAGTACGCGGTATTTGTCGGCATTTAGGCGACAAAAAAGTTGGGATTATTCACTTCGATCGCCACGTAGACACTCAAGAGAAAGATTTAGACGAAAGGATGCACACTTGTCCTTGGTTTCACGCCACAAATATTAAAAATGCCCCACCTAAAAACTTAGTTCAATTAGGAATAGGTGGTTGGCAAGTTCCCCGCGAAGGCGTAAAGTTTCATCGAGAGAAAGCCTGCAATATCTTAACAGTTACAGACATTGTTGAAAAAGGTTTAGATTACGCCGTAGACTTTGCTTTAGAAAGAGCTTTAGACGGCACAGATTGCGTTTATATCAGTTTTGATATTGACTGTATTGATGCGGGTTTTGTTCCTGGTACTGGCTGGCCCGAACCCGGCGGTTTATTACCCCGTGAAGCTTTATATATGTTAGGTAAAATTGTCCAACGCGCTCCTATTTGTGGCTTGGAAGTGGTTGAAGTTTCTCCACCGTATGATGTTAGCGACATGACAGCATTATTAGCCGCCAGGGTAATTTGTGACACAATGGGACATTTGGTAGTATCGGGACAATTACCAAGAAAACAAAAACCTGACTATATTCATCCTTACGCTCAACCAGAATTAGTTAAGGAGTGGACTAATTAA
- a CDS encoding peroxiredoxin, with protein sequence MALAVGTNAPAFTVKDTNGNTVSLSDYAGKTVVLYFYPKDDTPGCTKQACSFRDASTQYQGKDVVILGVSADDEGSHQKFTEKYNLNFPLLADTEKTLIKAYDVDGGGYAKRVTYVIDGSGKITHVDSSVNTSTHANDVLAALGL encoded by the coding sequence ATGGCTTTAGCAGTTGGCACAAATGCACCAGCATTTACCGTCAAAGACACCAATGGCAACACTGTTTCGCTATCTGATTATGCTGGTAAAACAGTAGTTTTGTATTTCTACCCCAAAGATGACACCCCAGGCTGCACTAAGCAAGCTTGTAGTTTCCGTGATGCAAGTACCCAGTATCAGGGCAAAGATGTAGTCATTCTAGGTGTGAGCGCCGATGACGAAGGATCTCATCAAAAGTTTACCGAAAAATACAATCTCAATTTTCCCTTACTAGCAGATACTGAGAAAACTTTGATTAAAGCTTACGATGTCGATGGTGGTGGTTATGCTAAACGAGTTACCTATGTAATTGATGGCAGTGGCAAAATTACTCACGTAGATTCAAGCGTGAATACTTCTACTCATGCTAATGATGTTTTAGCGGCATTAGGATTGTAG
- a CDS encoding CPP1-like family protein has translation MSEPNPYEKLGVKQDATFDQIQEARNRLVEQHNGDLDRLNMVEEAYDAILMERLRMRQEGKIKVPEGIKFAERSQVPPKPNPTSIQQSPSWLERLRDRPSPKDVLLPGGLFLSLSGLSVIYPTAGAQLLQVVLMVGVCLSIYFVRRKEQNFSRAILLTGAGLIVGLVVGGLLASLLILPLNQINLQAEQFSTVVTFIVLWLVSSFLR, from the coding sequence ATGAGCGAGCCTAATCCCTACGAAAAACTTGGGGTAAAACAAGACGCTACTTTTGACCAAATTCAAGAAGCTCGCAATCGCCTTGTAGAGCAACACAATGGCGACTTGGATCGTCTGAATATGGTGGAAGAAGCTTACGATGCAATATTAATGGAGCGCTTGCGAATGCGCCAAGAAGGCAAAATTAAAGTGCCAGAAGGTATCAAATTTGCCGAGCGTTCCCAAGTACCACCAAAACCAAACCCGACTTCAATCCAGCAATCACCATCGTGGTTGGAAAGGCTACGCGATCGCCCAAGTCCAAAAGATGTATTGCTACCTGGTGGTTTATTTCTAAGCTTGAGCGGTTTGAGCGTTATTTATCCAACTGCTGGCGCTCAATTATTGCAGGTAGTGCTGATGGTAGGAGTATGCCTAAGTATTTATTTTGTGCGGCGCAAAGAACAAAACTTTAGTCGCGCCATCCTGTTGACGGGTGCTGGTTTAATTGTGGGGCTAGTTGTAGGCGGTTTACTAGCTAGTTTACTGATATTGCCCCTAAACCAAATTAACCTCCAAGCCGAGCAATTTTCTACGGTAGTCACGTTTATTGTTTTGTGGCTAGTTAGTAGCTTTTTGCGCTAG
- the hypA gene encoding hydrogenase maturation nickel metallochaperone HypA → MHETDMTKALILTVKDWQESQKENPQISCIHLIVGKFTCVEPVGLQFAFEVQTKNTFLNGVKLVIQETPLVAFCHQCQAEYHPEIGIQYACPQCKSPMDDIRSGRELKIDRVEYVENYAPNF, encoded by the coding sequence ATGCACGAAACGGACATGACTAAGGCGCTAATTTTGACCGTCAAAGATTGGCAAGAAAGTCAGAAAGAAAATCCGCAAATATCCTGTATCCATTTAATTGTTGGTAAGTTTACTTGTGTAGAGCCTGTAGGCTTGCAATTTGCCTTTGAAGTGCAAACTAAAAATACATTTTTAAATGGTGTAAAGCTAGTTATACAAGAAACGCCATTAGTAGCTTTTTGTCATCAATGCCAAGCAGAATATCACCCAGAAATCGGCATTCAATATGCTTGTCCTCAGTGCAAGTCGCCGATGGATGATATTAGATCGGGAAGAGAATTAAAAATTGATCGAGTTGAGTATGTAGAAAATTATGCACCAAACTTTTGA
- a CDS encoding DUF3082 domain-containing protein encodes MNNLPPTEPPTDLKPLPTPLRSSLGAVIASGLAIALYRVTSAISLSFAQKPLHSDNALVVKITIAVRTLVVGLSTLATFIFAIVAFALFALAIQATIQKLKQSPSS; translated from the coding sequence ATGAATAATCTTCCGCCCACCGAACCCCCCACCGATTTAAAACCTCTCCCTACCCCCCTACGCTCGTCTCTAGGAGCGGTAATTGCGTCAGGACTTGCGATCGCCCTCTACCGCGTCACTAGCGCTATTTCTCTTAGTTTTGCTCAAAAACCCTTACATTCTGATAATGCCTTAGTGGTCAAAATTACTATTGCTGTTCGTACCTTAGTTGTAGGTTTAAGTACCCTGGCAACTTTTATTTTTGCCATTGTAGCTTTCGCCTTATTCGCTTTGGCAATTCAAGCCACTATCCAAAAGTTAAAACAAAGTCCTTCAAGTTAA
- a CDS encoding ABC transporter substrate-binding protein, which translates to MKLRSLFTYIALFVAGLTLTVSCTNPAANIKTDADTTSSSQGSVAATASLGFSAWPGWIPWQVTQDRGIFDTHKASVDLKWFDGYLESISTLAAQQITANSQTLNDTISSVSGGADQVVVLVNDNSTGNDKIIVREGINSIADLKGKKVAAEEGTVDHFLLLLGLEKAGLSSQDIQFVPLETGKASAAFVGGQVDAVGVFAPFTTQALKRPGSKELFSSKEFPGAIPDHLVVTRKFLTEHPEQVQALVDSWFATLDYIAANSDSAIAIMAKRAGVSVAQYKEYAEGTHIFSIEENLKAFLPGKDRTSLAFAAAEMSEFLTKVGLAKQKPDLSKLFDDRFIKAYAAKAKK; encoded by the coding sequence ATGAAACTGCGATCGCTATTTACATACATTGCTCTATTTGTAGCAGGCTTGACTTTAACAGTTAGTTGTACAAATCCAGCAGCCAACATTAAAACTGATGCCGATACTACTTCATCTTCTCAAGGTAGTGTAGCAGCTACGGCAAGTTTAGGATTTAGCGCATGGCCCGGTTGGATTCCTTGGCAAGTAACCCAGGATAGAGGTATATTTGATACACATAAAGCCTCCGTAGACTTGAAATGGTTTGACGGGTATTTAGAATCTATCAGTACCTTAGCCGCGCAACAAATTACCGCCAATAGTCAAACTTTAAACGATACGATTAGCTCTGTTTCTGGAGGTGCAGACCAAGTAGTTGTGTTAGTAAACGACAACTCTACAGGCAACGATAAAATCATTGTGCGCGAGGGCATTAACTCGATTGCTGACCTCAAAGGCAAAAAAGTAGCCGCCGAAGAAGGAACTGTAGATCACTTTTTATTGTTATTGGGACTGGAAAAAGCAGGTTTAAGTTCTCAAGATATTCAATTTGTACCTTTAGAAACAGGTAAAGCTTCCGCCGCCTTCGTAGGAGGACAAGTAGATGCAGTGGGAGTATTTGCACCCTTTACAACTCAAGCTCTTAAGCGTCCTGGGAGCAAAGAATTATTTAGTTCTAAAGAGTTTCCGGGGGCGATTCCCGATCATTTGGTAGTAACGCGCAAATTTCTTACCGAGCATCCAGAGCAAGTACAGGCGCTAGTCGATTCGTGGTTTGCAACCTTAGATTATATAGCTGCAAATTCTGATAGTGCGATCGCAATTATGGCAAAACGAGCCGGGGTGAGCGTCGCCCAATACAAAGAATACGCCGAAGGAACTCACATTTTTAGCATTGAAGAAAACCTCAAAGCCTTTCTTCCCGGCAAAGATAGAACATCTCTGGCTTTTGCGGCGGCAGAAATGAGCGAGTTTTTAACCAAAGTTGGACTAGCAAAGCAAAAGCCAGACCTTAGTAAGCTATTTGACGATCGCTTTATTAAAGCCTACGCCGCAAAAGCTAAGAAATAA
- a CDS encoding Npun_F0494 family protein produces MSTIEAKSYNSLTYSPKTIARAKRGLFCSPFKIHLLAKMRHQSVPINAIASNLGVENGYTRHAVSELAADNALGWLIQVGVLRREVDGQGITDSFRLTPLGSQLVEQYANSDWQPSIGEVFYNGLNQWLRWPF; encoded by the coding sequence ATGTCAACTATTGAAGCTAAAAGTTATAACTCCTTAACTTATTCTCCCAAAACTATTGCCAGAGCCAAGCGGGGTTTATTTTGTTCACCTTTCAAGATACATTTATTGGCAAAGATGCGCCACCAGAGCGTACCCATAAATGCGATCGCTTCCAATTTGGGGGTAGAAAATGGCTATACTCGCCACGCTGTATCAGAACTCGCCGCCGACAATGCCCTAGGATGGCTAATTCAAGTAGGTGTCTTGCGCCGCGAAGTAGATGGGCAGGGAATTACTGATAGTTTTCGCCTTACACCCCTAGGTAGCCAGCTAGTAGAACAATATGCTAATAGTGATTGGCAGCCATCCATAGGCGAAGTCTTTTATAACGGTTTAAATCAGTGGTTGAGATGGCCTTTTTAA
- the hypB gene encoding hydrogenase nickel incorporation protein HypB, with the protein MHQTFDAALGINLLHANQTGADSNRDRFDEWGITCLNIMSSPGAGKTVLLEQTLEALSSEIKIAVIEGDMTTELDAERLRKYNVPVIAINTGRSCHLDSRMVAGGIHQLEHQYNPTDFDLVLVENVGNLVCPAEFEVGEHLKVALLSITEGEDKPLKYPIMFQQADCLLITKIDLAPYLDVDINRIEENVRQMNPHVKIIAISAKTGAGLEAWLDWVKSQIIIKPTLVGKPC; encoded by the coding sequence ATGCACCAAACTTTTGACGCAGCTTTAGGGATTAATTTGCTTCACGCTAACCAAACCGGAGCAGACAGCAATCGCGATCGCTTTGATGAGTGGGGAATTACTTGCTTAAATATTATGAGTAGTCCCGGCGCTGGTAAAACAGTGCTATTAGAACAAACTCTAGAAGCTTTGAGCAGCGAAATCAAAATTGCTGTTATTGAAGGGGATATGACGACAGAGTTAGACGCGGAACGTTTGCGGAAATATAATGTTCCAGTTATTGCGATTAATACCGGGCGTTCTTGTCACTTAGATTCAAGAATGGTGGCGGGGGGGATTCATCAATTAGAACATCAATACAACCCCACAGATTTTGATTTGGTGTTAGTAGAAAATGTGGGTAATTTAGTTTGTCCTGCCGAATTTGAAGTAGGGGAACACTTAAAAGTTGCGCTTTTAAGTATTACTGAAGGAGAAGATAAACCGCTCAAGTATCCAATTATGTTTCAACAAGCAGATTGCTTACTAATTACAAAAATTGATCTAGCGCCTTATTTAGACGTAGATATTAACCGCATTGAGGAAAATGTTAGACAAATGAATCCTCACGTCAAAATAATTGCTATTTCTGCCAAAACTGGAGCAGGTTTAGAAGCTTGGTTAGATTGGGTGAAGTCGCAAATCATCATAAAACCTACCTTAGTTGGAAAACCTTGCTAA